From the genome of Rhodopirellula bahusiensis, one region includes:
- a CDS encoding PP2C family protein-serine/threonine phosphatase: MNRATSERSEALSEQASLIGSALLALDQPPNSQTIQQLLAGSHLDSSQQKASPRWIHIGWEDQNLQYYSDSNTNLLPESESKRVKKDWANSDQVGVVGHFATGPVRVEISERAADVRRAIRMEIITHVLSLLGLAAIATVLVNLAMVRLIIKPTRSLVSAVQRISENRLAVPQIQCVSRELNTLSESIADMSESLAITEQRRALDMRRAEKIQRHLLPQSPTVPGLTISTHYQPAEDVAGDIYGIVAMPDDAWLIYITDLVGHGIPAAMNASILKMLFDTASMRGGSPGEVLERVNVMLPGYLMDSEFATAAVLRWDPATGHLQFASAGHEPVTLLSKVGPKSLESTGLPLGIDTDSRWETTEHWLQKGDRLLMVTDGVAESHNVNEQQFGRGRIAEIFAGSVNEPLDDSLNRLVGDLGQHAGDLSPDDDVTILALECDSVGRQRLEVFHPDHLRIMREAVA; the protein is encoded by the coding sequence ATGAATCGCGCTACCAGCGAACGAAGTGAAGCACTCAGCGAGCAGGCATCCCTGATCGGCAGCGCGCTGCTAGCGTTGGATCAGCCGCCGAACTCGCAAACGATTCAGCAGTTGCTTGCCGGCAGCCATTTAGATTCGTCGCAACAGAAAGCTTCGCCGCGATGGATCCACATTGGCTGGGAGGATCAAAACCTGCAGTACTATTCCGATTCAAACACGAATCTGTTGCCGGAATCGGAATCCAAACGCGTGAAAAAGGATTGGGCGAATTCGGATCAAGTTGGGGTCGTCGGTCATTTCGCGACCGGGCCGGTTCGCGTCGAGATTTCTGAACGGGCAGCCGATGTCCGTCGTGCGATTCGCATGGAGATCATCACTCACGTGCTGAGTCTACTTGGCCTTGCCGCGATCGCAACCGTCCTTGTGAACCTCGCGATGGTTCGACTGATTATTAAGCCAACGCGTTCACTGGTCAGTGCCGTGCAGCGGATCAGCGAAAATCGTTTGGCCGTTCCACAAATCCAATGCGTCAGCCGAGAGTTAAACACTCTTAGCGAATCCATTGCCGACATGAGCGAATCCCTAGCGATCACCGAACAGAGGCGAGCCTTAGACATGCGTCGTGCCGAGAAGATTCAGCGACACCTTTTGCCGCAGTCGCCGACCGTTCCCGGGCTGACAATTTCGACACACTATCAGCCCGCAGAGGACGTTGCTGGAGATATTTACGGAATCGTCGCAATGCCGGACGATGCCTGGCTGATTTACATCACCGATCTTGTTGGCCACGGCATTCCGGCTGCGATGAATGCCTCCATTTTGAAAATGCTATTTGACACGGCGTCGATGCGTGGTGGAAGTCCGGGCGAAGTGCTGGAACGTGTCAATGTGATGTTACCTGGCTATCTGATGGACAGTGAATTCGCCACCGCTGCCGTCCTTCGTTGGGACCCTGCGACGGGGCATCTGCAATTCGCCAGCGCGGGCCATGAACCGGTCACGTTGCTTTCAAAGGTTGGCCCCAAGTCGCTCGAGTCGACCGGTCTGCCCTTGGGGATTGACACTGACTCACGATGGGAGACCACAGAACATTGGCTGCAGAAAGGGGACCGGCTGTTGATGGTCACTGATGGCGTCGCCGAGTCGCACAACGTGAATGAGCAACAGTTCGGACGTGGCAGGATCGCGGAGATATTCGCAGGGAGCGTGAATGAACCGCTGGACGATTCCCTAAACCGTCTGGTCGGCGACCTTGGACAGCATGCAGGTGACCTATCGCCGGATGACGATGTAACGATCCTGGCTTTGGAGTGTGATTCGGTCGGGAGACAAAGATTAGAGGTTTTTCATCCGGATCACCTACGGATTATGCGTGAGGCGGTCGCGTGA
- a CDS encoding efflux RND transporter permease subunit: MINRIIDFSLHNRFVVLLMVVLLIAVGGWSMTTLPVDAVPDLTNVQVQVLTTSPSLAPVEMEQFVTFPVETSMSGIPRVKEIRSVTRFGLSNVTIVFEEGTDIYWARQMVGERLIEARQEIPEGLGEPRMGPIATGMGEIYQFEVRAKPGYDYSLQDLRTILDWQVAFQLRSVPGVIEVNTFGGELKTYEVQINPESLLNYNIPLSRVFDALRLNNANAGGGYILHNDEQQLIRGEGLVGSLDDIGDIVLDTRADGTPVRVSDIGDVHFAPLLRQGYITRDGRGEAVAGIVMMLIGENSRVVVDRVKQKVAEIGKGLPEGVHIDPFYDRTDLVRRAIETVTENISGGAILVIIMLFLLVGDWRAGLIVASAIPLSALFTFIAMKAFGVSANLMSLGALDFGIIVDGAVVMTENAIRQVREAKRRNPELQKAGLDVFREAGHEVGRPILFAGAIVIIVFLPILSLQGIEGKMFRPMAFSFMSALIGALILALTVIPMLASLFLARKFNEKDAFLVRWCKRGYAPVLRLAIARPLPTFLIAAVAFGMGVVIASRFGAEFVPKLDEGDIAVQAVRLPSVSLEKSVEITTDIETLLLDEFPDEVESVISKTGRPEIATDPMGVEMSDIFVILKPKDQWRFASKEEMIATMKEALERKIPANNFSFTQPIELRVQELIAGVRSDVGISLYGDDLETLKTLGNKIAGVVQQVPGAGDVQPEQTGGLPYIQMQINRDQIARYGINARDVLDAISIIGGKQVGTVFEGQRRFPLQVRLGPKWREDVEMLKRIKVADAEGRQIPLEQLVRLTVAPGVAQISRDQIRRRFLIQVNVRGRDLASFVADAQEAVDQRVELPPGYRIAWGGSFKNLQEATARLTIAVPLALFLIVSLLYMTFNSSKLALLIFLNVPIATTGGIFALWIRGMPFSISAGVGFIALFGIAVMNGVVLIEHVRHLRQRGQSVGDAVYHGAMDRLRPVLMTATTDALGFIPMAISTSSGAEVQRPLATVVIGGVITSSLLTLVVLPAIYRWFEPKSEDAVQV; the protein is encoded by the coding sequence ATGATTAACCGCATCATTGATTTCTCTCTCCATAATCGCTTCGTCGTTTTGCTGATGGTGGTGTTATTGATCGCCGTCGGCGGGTGGTCGATGACGACGCTGCCGGTCGATGCGGTTCCCGACTTGACCAACGTGCAAGTTCAGGTGCTGACGACTTCACCATCACTCGCTCCCGTCGAGATGGAGCAGTTCGTGACGTTTCCCGTTGAAACGTCGATGAGCGGTATCCCGCGGGTCAAGGAGATCCGGAGTGTCACTCGGTTCGGGCTGTCAAACGTGACGATCGTGTTCGAGGAAGGGACCGATATTTACTGGGCGCGCCAGATGGTGGGCGAACGGTTGATCGAGGCGCGGCAGGAAATTCCCGAGGGGTTGGGCGAGCCGAGGATGGGGCCGATTGCCACCGGGATGGGTGAAATCTATCAGTTCGAGGTACGGGCCAAGCCGGGGTATGACTACAGCCTTCAGGATTTGCGCACGATCCTGGACTGGCAAGTGGCGTTTCAATTACGCAGCGTTCCCGGTGTGATCGAGGTCAATACTTTTGGTGGTGAACTGAAGACGTATGAGGTCCAAATTAACCCGGAATCCCTGCTTAACTACAACATCCCGTTGAGTCGTGTCTTCGACGCGCTGCGACTCAACAACGCCAACGCCGGCGGCGGGTATATCCTGCATAACGACGAACAACAGTTGATTCGTGGCGAGGGGCTTGTTGGTTCATTGGATGACATTGGCGATATCGTGCTGGACACGCGTGCCGACGGGACACCGGTTCGTGTCAGTGACATTGGCGATGTCCATTTCGCGCCGCTGCTGCGTCAAGGCTATATCACCCGTGACGGTCGGGGGGAGGCGGTCGCGGGCATTGTGATGATGTTGATCGGCGAGAACTCTCGCGTCGTTGTGGATCGGGTCAAGCAAAAGGTGGCCGAGATTGGTAAAGGCCTGCCCGAGGGCGTCCATATCGATCCGTTCTACGATCGCACCGACTTGGTACGCCGGGCAATCGAGACCGTCACCGAGAATATCAGCGGTGGCGCGATTCTGGTCATCATCATGCTGTTTTTGTTGGTGGGAGATTGGCGTGCCGGGCTGATCGTGGCCTCGGCGATTCCGCTCTCGGCACTGTTCACATTCATCGCAATGAAAGCCTTCGGCGTCTCGGCAAACCTGATGAGCCTGGGTGCCCTCGATTTTGGCATCATCGTTGACGGGGCGGTCGTCATGACGGAAAACGCGATCCGCCAAGTTCGCGAGGCGAAGCGTCGCAACCCAGAGCTCCAAAAAGCGGGATTGGATGTGTTCCGTGAAGCGGGACACGAAGTGGGTCGGCCGATCCTGTTTGCCGGTGCGATCGTGATCATTGTCTTCCTGCCGATCCTGAGTCTGCAAGGTATCGAGGGGAAAATGTTCCGTCCCATGGCCTTCAGCTTTATGTCCGCCTTGATCGGTGCCCTCATCCTGGCACTGACCGTCATCCCCATGCTGGCGTCACTATTCCTGGCCCGGAAGTTCAACGAAAAGGACGCGTTCTTGGTCCGATGGTGCAAACGCGGCTACGCACCAGTATTGCGGCTTGCAATCGCCCGGCCGTTGCCCACCTTCCTGATCGCCGCGGTTGCTTTTGGGATGGGCGTGGTCATCGCCAGCCGATTTGGTGCCGAGTTTGTACCGAAGCTCGACGAGGGTGATATTGCGGTGCAAGCCGTACGATTACCAAGCGTGTCGTTGGAGAAATCCGTGGAGATTACCACGGACATCGAAACCCTGTTGCTCGATGAGTTTCCCGATGAAGTGGAGTCGGTGATCTCCAAGACCGGACGTCCGGAAATTGCGACCGACCCGATGGGTGTGGAGATGAGCGATATCTTTGTCATCCTGAAACCCAAGGACCAGTGGCGATTCGCAAGCAAAGAGGAAATGATCGCCACGATGAAAGAGGCACTTGAGCGGAAAATCCCGGCGAACAATTTTAGCTTTACACAGCCGATCGAATTGCGAGTTCAGGAATTGATTGCCGGCGTGCGCAGCGACGTCGGGATCAGCCTGTACGGTGACGACCTGGAAACGCTCAAGACGCTCGGCAACAAGATCGCCGGAGTCGTCCAACAAGTACCCGGGGCCGGAGACGTCCAGCCGGAGCAGACGGGCGGCTTGCCCTACATTCAAATGCAGATCAACCGCGACCAGATCGCCCGGTACGGTATCAATGCCCGCGATGTTCTCGATGCGATCTCGATTATCGGCGGCAAGCAGGTCGGGACCGTGTTTGAAGGCCAACGTCGCTTCCCGTTGCAAGTACGTTTGGGGCCGAAATGGCGTGAAGATGTGGAAATGCTCAAGCGGATCAAGGTCGCTGACGCGGAGGGCCGACAGATTCCGTTGGAACAACTTGTCAGGCTTACCGTCGCGCCGGGAGTCGCTCAGATCAGTCGCGACCAAATTCGCCGCCGTTTTTTGATTCAAGTCAATGTTCGCGGTCGAGATTTGGCTAGCTTCGTCGCCGACGCACAGGAAGCGGTTGACCAGCGAGTCGAATTGCCACCCGGTTACCGCATCGCCTGGGGGGGAAGTTTCAAGAACCTGCAAGAGGCAACCGCTCGGCTGACCATCGCCGTCCCGCTGGCGTTGTTCCTGATTGTATCGTTGCTTTACATGACGTTTAACTCCAGCAAGCTTGCGTTGCTAATCTTTCTGAACGTTCCCATTGCAACGACCGGTGGCATCTTCGCACTGTGGATTCGTGGGATGCCGTTTTCAATTTCCGCTGGCGTCGGGTTTATCGCCCTGTTCGGGATCGCGGTGATGAACGGCGTCGTGTTGATCGAACATGTGCGTCATCTACGGCAGCGCGGGCAATCCGTTGGCGATGCCGTGTATCACGGAGCAATGGACCGATTGCGTCCCGTTCTGATGACCGCCACCACCGATGCCTTGGGGTTCATCCCGATGGCAATCTCGACCAGCAGCGGCGCGGAAGTGCAACGTCCCCTGGCAACTGTGGTGATTGGCGGTGTGATCACCTCCAGTCTATTGACGTTGGTCGTTCTGCCCGCGATCTACCGTTGGTTTGAACCCAAAAGCGAAGACGCCGTCCAGGTATAA